Proteins from one Synergistaceae bacterium genomic window:
- a CDS encoding 4Fe-4S binding protein — MPGSERSELKRKIKREAQKLGMNLVGVASVERWEEYRETDQAFFPTDIWPWSRVVIVMGVQIFLPMIETTPSVVYSELYNTTNRLLDEVAYRLANFLNTLGHRAFFFPRDCYGDISVLVRKPEAAFSHVLAGKYAGLGSIGFNHTLLTPEYGPRVRLVSVLSDVELPPDKVIEKDLCFQCGVCKKNCPVGAFTTIPRAVVADMNKNKCAEYHQKLKNELRYPCGVCTMVCPVGRDRQIYGHSSVTKEGIAHCQNFGSKNAVGKNDLKKLA, encoded by the coding sequence ATGCCGGGAAGTGAGCGATCAGAGCTAAAGCGAAAAATCAAGCGTGAGGCCCAAAAGTTGGGGATGAACCTCGTGGGCGTGGCTAGCGTGGAGCGCTGGGAGGAGTACCGGGAAACGGACCAGGCTTTTTTCCCAACAGATATTTGGCCCTGGAGCCGTGTGGTGATCGTGATGGGTGTACAAATTTTCCTTCCCATGATCGAGACGACGCCCTCGGTAGTTTACTCCGAACTTTACAACACAACAAACCGGCTGCTGGACGAGGTCGCCTATCGACTCGCGAACTTCTTGAATACGTTGGGGCACAGGGCTTTCTTTTTCCCCAGGGACTGTTACGGCGACATCTCGGTGCTGGTCCGAAAACCGGAGGCTGCTTTCTCCCACGTTCTGGCGGGGAAGTATGCGGGGTTGGGTAGCATCGGCTTCAACCACACCCTCCTGACCCCGGAGTACGGCCCCCGAGTGAGACTTGTTTCAGTGCTCTCGGATGTAGAACTGCCACCGGACAAAGTGATCGAAAAAGATCTGTGCTTTCAATGCGGCGTCTGCAAAAAAAATTGCCCGGTGGGCGCTTTCACGACAATCCCCCGGGCAGTGGTAGCGGATATGAACAAGAATAAATGCGCGGAATATCATCAGAAGCTCAAAAACGAACTGCGCTACCCCTGCGGCGTTTGTACTATGGTCTGTCCCGTGGGCAGGGATCGCCAGATTTACGGGCATTCTTCCGTGACAAAGGAGGGCATTGCCCATTGTCAAAATTTCGGGTCGAAAAACGCCGTAGGAAAAAACGACTTAAAAAAATTGGCATAA
- the mnmA gene encoding tRNA 2-thiouridine(34) synthase MnmA, protein MNRNAMIAMSGGVDSSVAAHLMKENGFDCVGVTMKLFSNENIGIDRDDVCCSLKDTDDARGVAYRLGIPHYVFNFSKDFIEQVIRRFVEAYEKGLTPNPCIDCNRYIKFEKLFLRAKELEYSFLVTGHYARIEKDGAEGRFLLLKALDDTKDQSYFLYSMTQEQLAHTLFPLGGLRKKEVREIALAQGFLNARKRESQDVCFVSKESYTDFIRHYRGNPSKEGNFVDLEGNVLGRHKGLICYTIGQRKGLGIAFARPLYVCAKDPAMNTVTLGEDQFLYSKVLFAHSLNWIYTPPSSTLRVRARTRYRQVEQWATVERTGEDTIRVEFDEPQRAIAAGQAVVLYDEDRVVGGGTIL, encoded by the coding sequence ATGAATCGAAACGCGATGATCGCTATGAGCGGCGGCGTGGATAGTTCTGTCGCTGCTCATTTAATGAAGGAGAACGGCTTCGATTGCGTTGGCGTCACAATGAAGCTGTTCTCTAATGAGAACATTGGGATCGACCGAGACGACGTCTGTTGTTCGCTGAAGGACACGGACGATGCTCGCGGTGTGGCTTATCGCTTGGGGATTCCTCACTATGTCTTCAATTTTTCAAAAGACTTCATCGAGCAGGTGATCCGAAGATTCGTGGAGGCTTACGAGAAGGGCCTCACTCCAAACCCTTGCATCGATTGTAATCGTTATATCAAGTTCGAAAAGCTCTTCCTGCGGGCCAAGGAGCTGGAGTACTCTTTCTTGGTGACGGGACACTATGCTCGAATCGAGAAGGACGGCGCGGAGGGGCGATTCCTTTTGTTGAAAGCCCTGGACGATACGAAGGACCAGAGTTACTTTCTCTACTCCATGACCCAGGAGCAGTTAGCCCATACACTGTTTCCTCTGGGAGGGCTTCGGAAGAAAGAGGTGCGGGAGATTGCTTTGGCCCAGGGCTTTCTCAACGCGCGAAAACGAGAGAGTCAGGATGTTTGTTTCGTCTCGAAGGAAAGCTACACGGACTTTATCAGACATTACAGAGGTAACCCCTCCAAGGAAGGAAACTTTGTAGACCTGGAGGGCAACGTCCTGGGGCGGCACAAGGGATTGATCTGTTATACCATCGGACAGAGGAAGGGCTTGGGCATCGCTTTTGCTCGTCCTCTTTATGTCTGTGCCAAAGACCCGGCGATGAACACGGTGACGCTGGGAGAAGATCAATTTTTGTACTCCAAGGTCCTGTTCGCTCACTCGCTCAACTGGATTTACACTCCGCCTTCATCGACGCTGAGGGTTCGAGCAAGGACTCGCTACAGACAGGTCGAACAGTGGGCTACGGTGGAGCGGACCGGAGAGGACACAATACGGGTTGAGTTCGACGAACCTCAACGCGCCATCGCCGCCGGCCAGGCGGTCGTTCTTTACGACGAGGATCGAGTTGTGGGGGGCGGAACGATTCTTTGA
- a CDS encoding aminotransferase class I/II-fold pyridoxal phosphate-dependent enzyme — protein sequence MSTLKGSEWLNTMNSQNLSTKLIHTGDGQVCKELAKTASVPETFPIYLTSVFSFDDVPSVDAIYEGEADGYIYSRSANPNADAVSRILAAAEGGEKALVFSSGMAAITTSILSFVKSGDHIIASNVLYGGVYDYLANELPRFGVEVTFVNLLREDLAASFRPNTKLLYTETINNPLMEVPDIAAAAKTAHEGGALLLVDNTFATPVLVKPLSLGADVVLHSATKYLGGHSDITAGVAVTRAELAETIKRFQVLYGAVPSPMDCWLLARSLRTLELRVEKHSKNALAVARFLDFHPKVEKVFYPGLPSSPSHERAKRQFAQERYGGMLSADVKGGVAEASALIKALSMISFVPSLAGTATTVSYPVKTSHRFYDKEELDKTGIAQGQLRFSIGLEDENDIIEDFSQALEKI from the coding sequence ATGAGTACGCTGAAAGGATCGGAATGGTTGAACACCATGAACAGTCAAAATTTGTCCACGAAGCTGATACACACCGGCGACGGCCAGGTTTGTAAAGAGCTGGCGAAGACCGCGTCTGTCCCCGAAACGTTCCCTATCTACTTGACTTCTGTTTTCTCCTTCGACGACGTGCCGTCAGTGGACGCGATTTACGAGGGAGAGGCGGATGGCTATATCTACTCCAGATCGGCGAATCCCAACGCGGACGCGGTTTCTCGGATTCTAGCCGCAGCGGAGGGTGGAGAGAAGGCTCTCGTGTTCTCCTCCGGCATGGCCGCCATCACGACCTCAATCTTATCTTTCGTCAAGTCCGGAGATCACATAATCGCGTCCAACGTTCTCTATGGCGGCGTGTACGATTATTTAGCCAACGAGCTGCCTCGCTTTGGCGTGGAGGTCACCTTTGTCAATCTTCTGAGAGAGGATCTGGCTGCCAGCTTCCGCCCCAATACGAAACTACTCTACACAGAAACGATCAACAACCCCCTTATGGAGGTTCCCGACATCGCCGCGGCGGCGAAAACAGCACACGAGGGAGGAGCTCTGCTGTTGGTGGATAACACCTTCGCGACCCCTGTGCTGGTGAAACCTCTCTCGCTGGGGGCGGACGTGGTTTTGCACAGCGCCACCAAGTATCTGGGGGGGCACAGCGACATCACGGCCGGGGTCGCGGTGACCCGCGCCGAACTCGCCGAGACGATCAAAAGATTTCAAGTGCTGTACGGGGCCGTGCCAAGCCCGATGGATTGTTGGCTGCTGGCCAGAAGTTTGCGCACTCTTGAGCTGCGGGTGGAAAAACACTCGAAAAACGCTCTAGCCGTGGCGCGGTTCTTGGACTTCCATCCCAAGGTGGAAAAAGTGTTTTATCCTGGACTTCCTTCCTCTCCGTCGCATGAACGGGCAAAGCGTCAGTTCGCCCAGGAGCGCTACGGCGGAATGCTCAGCGCTGACGTGAAAGGCGGAGTGGCGGAGGCATCCGCCCTGATCAAGGCCTTGAGCATGATTTCTTTTGTTCCCAGCCTCGCCGGGACTGCCACCACAGTATCTTATCCAGTCAAGACGTCTCATCGCTTCTACGACAAAGAAGAGCTGGACAAAACTGGGATCGCGCAGGGACAGCTCCGCTTTTCTATCGGTCTGGAAGACGAAAACGACATTATCGAGGATTTTTCCCAGGCCTTGGAGAAAATTTAA
- the cysK gene encoding cysteine synthase A — protein MPVYSKITDLIGQTPLLELARYGAQNGVSARLVAKLEYFNPAGSVKDRIAKAMIDDAEAKGLLKPNAVIIEPTSGNTGIGLAAVAAARGYRIILTMPETMSVERRNLLKAYGAELVLTEGAKGMKGAIAKADELAASTPGGFIPSQFTNPANPAIHRETTGPEIWEDTDGQIDVFVSGIGTGGTITGAGEFLKSKNPKLQIVAVEPAGSPVLSKGTPGAHKIQGIGAGFIPEVLSTSIYDEIIAVEDKDAFNVGREIARTEGLLVGISSGAALWAATQVGKRSGNAGKTIVALLPDTGERYLSTPMFAE, from the coding sequence CTGTTAGAGTTGGCGAGGTATGGAGCGCAAAACGGAGTTTCTGCCAGACTCGTGGCGAAGTTGGAGTATTTCAACCCAGCCGGAAGCGTCAAGGACCGCATCGCCAAGGCCATGATCGACGACGCGGAAGCCAAGGGTTTGCTGAAACCCAACGCGGTTATCATTGAGCCTACCAGCGGCAATACGGGCATCGGCTTGGCCGCCGTGGCCGCGGCCAGGGGGTATCGAATCATCCTGACTATGCCGGAGACCATGAGCGTGGAGCGTCGCAACCTTCTCAAAGCCTATGGGGCGGAGCTGGTGCTCACGGAGGGAGCCAAGGGCATGAAGGGGGCCATCGCCAAAGCTGATGAACTGGCGGCGTCCACGCCTGGCGGCTTCATACCGAGTCAGTTCACCAATCCAGCTAATCCTGCCATCCATCGGGAGACCACCGGTCCCGAGATCTGGGAGGACACTGACGGCCAAATCGACGTTTTTGTCTCTGGCATCGGTACGGGTGGCACAATCACGGGAGCGGGAGAGTTTCTGAAGTCGAAGAACCCGAAGCTACAGATCGTGGCCGTGGAGCCCGCGGGCTCTCCTGTGCTTTCCAAAGGGACGCCCGGCGCCCACAAGATCCAGGGGATTGGAGCAGGTTTCATTCCTGAGGTGTTGAGCACCTCCATCTACGACGAGATCATCGCCGTAGAGGACAAAGACGCCTTCAACGTAGGGCGAGAGATTGCCAGAACAGAGGGGCTTCTGGTGGGTATTTCATCGGGAGCAGCGCTCTGGGCCGCCACCCAGGTAGGCAAACGCTCTGGAAACGCTGGGAAGACGATTGTGGCGTTGCTGCCGGATACCGGGGAGCGTTACCTCTCAACGCCCATGTTCGCGGAGTGA